A segment of the Ipomoea triloba cultivar NCNSP0323 chromosome 1, ASM357664v1 genome:
AAGACAGGCTTAGCTAGGGTTTCGTTATTTTGTGGTTGCAGTTCTTACACTACTGGGTTCTTGATTTAGGGTTAAGAAATGGAGAATTACGGTCAACTCGGAGAGGAAACCGGCGCCGCCGCTGCGAGGCAAAGGGGAAGCGGAACCGGGTTCATGTACGGCGGTTCGGTTCTTGGACCGCCGAGTTACGGGAGAACCGGCGGTGAAAGTAACCACGTGGCTACCGGTTTTCATCTCCAGcctggcggcggcggcgagtGTTACGGCCAATCGGACGGACCGCCGCACACGTCGGTGAAGAGTGAAGGCGGCGGAAGTAGCGGTtcgcatcatcatcatcataatcaccATCAAATGTTTCAGTACCCTTTGATGATCAGAGATCATCTCCATCCACGTCAGCAAGAATCCGCTGGTGACAACTCTTTGAGCGAAGGCGATGCTATGAAGGCCAAGATCATCGCTCACCCGCAATATTCGAATCTTCTGGAAGCTTACGTGGATTGCCAAAAGGTCGGAGCTCCACCGGAGATGGCGGCGCGTCTCTCGGCGGCCCGACAAGAGCTGGAGGGGAAGCAACGCGCTTCTTTCATTGGTTCCAGAGATTCCTCCAAGGACCCAGAACTCGATCAATTCATGGTACGTGCGTTTAATTAACCACAATTTTCGATTCTCTAAGAATTCTTCATCGGACTTTTAAcataattttgttttcaaaaaaaaaaaaaacataattttgttGAATATATACCAGGAAGCATACTATGATATGCTTATGAAGTACCGAGACGAGCTGACTAGGCCTTTCCAAGAAGCAATGGAGTTCATGCGACGGATCGAATCGCAGCTAAACATGCTAAGCGACGGTCCGGTCCGGATCTTCAACTCCGGTacgtaccttttttttttttttttaattaaaatttaattttgggtccTTCTACTTTACCTTCTTCTATTTATGtgtataaatattttactatttattaattaagaagaattgggaatttttgaatttaataaacTGATTATTTATATTGAACATAGTAATTGCCTTGCAAGGAAAAAAAGCACAGAAGAATAAAATAGTCCTGTTGGTTCAAGTCCCAAATTACAGTGAGTGTTGCAGAGATGCATCTtgtcatacatatataatatatgtgtataaTTGAAATGGTGTATGTAATTTCAACTTTCTTGTGCAGTGCAAAaactgtttgttgttcttgcaaTAATGTCCCATCCATCCAATCTCCAGTTCCCATTTCCATTCTTTAAAGAGTTTGACCCAAGAACAACAACATTCTCATTCCTCCAAAATAGGCTTTTCTGGGTTTTTAGGCCTTAGCTTTATCATTCTGGTATACTCCTATATGTAGCAGAATCAATGTCTGGATTAACCAAACCCTAATCACCCGTTTGACATGCATTAAACAATTGGAAAAAAACGCATAGATCTTAGGATATATGGTGTAtgaacatatgtttttttttttaatgttaaacaTTGGACAGACTGAAGTACAAAGCACGCACATACGGACACTACAATCCCTTCCAGAGATTCACCCGACATAATGTAGTcagaattttttgttttttgttttgttttttttgttttttaaaccttaaaaataaaatctgcATTTGTTCTTGGTAAAACAGTCATTCTTGTCATTTCCAGGTGGGGTTAAAGGTAGTAATGCTAGAGAGTATTTGGTAGGTTTTAGGCGTTggaaaaatgaataatatataggATAGGATGCTGTTCATATCAGTGCTCTCTCATGTAGCCTGTACCCAAATGTCAGATTTTTCATTATTTGCATTTTGCAGATTATTTCCCTTTTGCTTATTTTCTGCAACTTTTATTTactacattatcatatattagtACAATGTTTTAGCTTCATTTGTTGTTTAGCAGACCTTAATAAAACATCTAGGttcattatattcttgatttttattattattattatttttaaatagtattcTTTAAGTTTCAGAAAcccaaatattttctttttcccttaaatCTGGAAGACCCagttttgttttccttttcatcTTTTGGTACAATGTACACAAAGGGGATGGATGGAGATAAAGTTGACACTCCAGTGAAATACAATAATGTTTGCTACACTAAAATTCTGATACTCCATGATATTTGCTCCAGATTCTTCAAAATCCATAACTTAGTTGCATGCGGTAAAAATCTGAGGACTATGACAACATGAACAACCATAGGAGTTAACATTATTATAGTTTTATATTTGCCTAGTAGTAATACACCCGGGGGCAACCAGTGaaccaaccaagttggtcagacgTACAATTAACTTAGTAACTATAACATGTTAATTTCGACTCTTCGTGAGGACTATCTATTTACTTTTTTAGTTTGAGACAGTTAGTTATGGGCAACCTAGTGTAGGCTGGTTTACTTGTTGCGGTAACACaacattattttgtttattttagaacattattttgtgtattttagcaAGTGTTGCTAATTTTGATGGTGTACTTAGTGGAAATTCTTTTTAGATATAGTTTCCAAATTTGATGCTGTACTTGGTTGCCAGTCGCCAGCTAGCTACTAGTAATTAAGTAAATTTTGTAAAGCTGCAAGGTACTTGTTCACATTGTTTAGTGTTAAGAACAGTAGACATTATTGTTAATTAAACATGTGTTTCTTGGAATAATGTTGGagtaatatatatgataatCCTTCAATTTAAAAGAATAAAGTTTTTGATTAGCCAGTCATATATGCTTTTGTCTGCCCTTATTCCACATACACAGATATTTGAGTTGGGACTTCTAACACTCAAACAGTTCAAATAGGACATCAGAGTCGTATACATGCACATGAGTTTGAACTCTTTCTGATAAGTTACTGGAATTTGACAGATGACAAGTGCGAGGGCGTTGGTTCCTCGGAAGAGGACCAAGACAATAGTGGTGGAGAGACCGAACTCCGGGAGATAGATCCCCGGGTGCAAGACCGGGAGTTGAAGAACCACTTGTTAAAGAAGTACAGTGGGTATTTAAGTAGCCTGAAACAAGAACTTtctaagaaaaagaagaaaggcAAACTGCCCAAAGATGCCAGGCAGAAGTTGCTTAGCTGGTGGGAGCTGCACTACAAATGGCCATATCCTTCGGTACTACCATACATTCAATTTCCTtaatcatatatacatatatcacaAGATAAACTCGTGGTTGAATAACTCcaatcaagttggtcagactttTCACTTGGTAACTGCAATATTACAAATTCTAGCCTTCATTGTTTGACCCTGTCAATTACACGTTCAGCTAAGCTGTTGACTTAATA
Coding sequences within it:
- the LOC116022445 gene encoding homeotic protein knotted-1-like, which translates into the protein MENYGQLGEETGAAAARQRGSGTGFMYGGSVLGPPSYGRTGGESNHVATGFHLQPGGGGECYGQSDGPPHTSVKSEGGGSSGSHHHHHNHHQMFQYPLMIRDHLHPRQQESAGDNSLSEGDAMKAKIIAHPQYSNLLEAYVDCQKVGAPPEMAARLSAARQELEGKQRASFIGSRDSSKDPELDQFMEAYYDMLMKYRDELTRPFQEAMEFMRRIESQLNMLSDGPVRIFNSDDKCEGVGSSEEDQDNSGGETELREIDPRVQDRELKNHLLKKYSGYLSSLKQELSKKKKKGKLPKDARQKLLSWWELHYKWPYPSETEKVALAEATGLDQKQINNWFINQRKRHWKPSEDMQFMVMDGLHHQNAALYMDGHYMGDAPYRLGP